The Triticum dicoccoides isolate Atlit2015 ecotype Zavitan chromosome 6A, WEW_v2.0, whole genome shotgun sequence genome has a window encoding:
- the LOC119316909 gene encoding ribosome biogenesis protein BRX1 homolog 2-like: MAKKRKRSSDAPASAAVEKPDDSAPERPERTLFGFKDQPDSPAEPASKDAGPFFRNKEKVLITCSRRIIYRYRHLMQNVVSLLPHAKKDSKVESKQSKGSALNELVELRSCSSCLFFECRKQKDLYLWMVKSPAGPSVKFLVNAVHTMEELKLTGNHLKGSRPLLTFSSNFDQQPHWKLLKEMITQIFATPKDHRKAKPFHDHVFVFSIVDDHIWFRNYQISVPHNEIDKVDKGGLDKMTFVEVGPRYCLNPIKIFGGSFGGPTLYENPFYVSPNQIRALEKRKKAGKYAKKVKAKVRRKMHEMENTLEPDEFADLWKGED, from the exons ATGGCGAAGAAGAGGAAGCGCAGCTCCGATGCTCCCGCGTCAGCCGCCGTAGAGAAGCCCGACGACTCTGCGCCGGAGCGGCCGGAGCGCACCCTCTTCGGCTTCAAGGACCAGCCGGACTCCCCCGCCGAGCCTGCTTCGAAGGACGCGGGCCCCTTCTTCCGGAACAAGGAGAAGGTGCTCATTACGTGCTCCCGCCGCATCATCTACAG GTACCGGCACCTGATGCAGAACGTGGTGTCGCTGCTGCCGCACGCCAAGAAGGACAGCAAGGTTGAGTCCAAGCAGAGCAAGGGCAGCGCGCTCAACGAGCTGGTCGAGCTCAGGAGCTGCTCCAGCTGCCTCTTTTTCGAG TGCAGAAAACAGAAGGATCTTTACCTTTGGATGGTCAAGTCTCCCGCAGGGCCATCAGTGAAATTTCTAGTCAATGCTG TTCACACTATGGAGGAACTCAAGCTCACGGGTAACCATCTGAAAGGGTCACGTCCTCTGCTAACATTTTCTTCAAATTTTGACCAGCAACCTCACTGGAAACTCTTGAAGGAAATGATAACTCAA ATTTTTGCTACTCCAAAAGATCATCGGAAGGCAAAACCTTTTCATGATCATGTGTTTGTCTTCTCCATTGTGGATGACCACATTTGGTTCAGAAATTACCAG ATTTCTGTACCCCACAATGAGATTGATAAAGTTGATAAAGGAGGCCTAGATAAAATGACATTTGTTGAG GTTGGCCCCAGATACTGTTTGAATCCAATCAAAATATTTGGTGGTAGTTTTGGTGGCCCCACATTGTATGAGAACCCATTCTATGTGTCTCCCAATCAG ATCCGCGCTCTAGAGAAGCGGAAGAAGGCAGGCAAGTACGCCAAGAAAGTGAAGGCCAAGGTGAGGAGGAAGATGCATGAGATGGAGAACACCCTGGAGCCCGATGAATTTGCTGATCTTTGGAAAGGGGAAGACTAG